Genomic window (Melioribacteraceae bacterium):
TGCCGCGCCCTTGTTTTGCTGTGGTTCAGTAATACGGCAGTAGGTACGTTCCAAATCATTTGTACGTTTTGAATAATTAATTTTACCGCCGATTTTAAGTTCTGAAGAGAAATCTTGTGATAGAGAAAGAGGATAAGTTAAGTCAATATTACCTGTATATAAATTTTGTTTGAAAGCTTCCTCACGAGTTCCTGCCCATGCATAAATAGTAGCAACTTTCCAATCATCTGGATTAAGGTACATCTTATAAATATCTTCAGGCGTTAACTTTAGTCTTTGTGCTTCTGGCATTGCCGCAAAAGATGGAGTTGTTGAGCTCTGATTTTTGAAACCGTAATTTTCACCGGGATCCCCATACCTTAAATCAGTATTTTTATCACTATAAGAATGTGATAACCCTAGGTTTAATTTTAAGTCACCAAATGCATATTCACCTTGCAGAGAGTTAATCATCAGTTCTTTATTATGTTTATCTCGATTCAAAGTGTAAATTCTTTGAGTACTCACAAAATCGAGTTGATCGCGAAACGCTGATAAATTATTATCTGTGTGTGCAATTGTGTTTTGTAAAATTAATTTTCCATTTGGCAGTTCATAGTCAAGAATTAAACTTGCGCCATAATTCTGAACTATATTTAATTCATCTCTATAAGTGAAACTATTCATGCCGTACGTTGCTTCTCCGTATGGACGATCGCCGCCCACACCCATTCGAGCATATGCAGCACCAGCTACATCATTACCATGATTAGAGCGGTCAATATTTCCCTGAAGAAATACACCTAATTTATTGTCGAGAAACCGATTGCTTGCGCTAGCCCAAAACTTATAATTATCGCTAGTTCGATCCTGTGTGTTATAACTACCCTGTCCCATAACATCGAAGCGGAATTCTTTTGGAGCTTCTCTCAAACGTAAATTAACAACACCACCAATTGCATTTGCATCCATATCTGGTGTAATTGATTTTACGACTTCTATACCTGAAAGCATATTTGATGAAATAAAGCCCAAATTTGTGGAACGGTCATTCACATCTGTAGATGGAAGTTGAACGCCATTAACCAAAATCACATTCATTTTTGATTGAATACCTCTGATAACAACTTTATCTCCTTGCTGAATAGAAAGTCCGGGGAGGCGGCTAAGCGCAGTTGCGGCATTATCATCGGGTAATTCATGAATACGCTCTGATGAAACTATATTTTTAATTGTCTTTGATGTTATCTGTTGGTTGATCGCTCCCTTTTGCCCTTGAGCTTGTGCAGTAACAACAACTTCCTCCCCTTCAATAGTCTGGCTACTCAACCGGACATTGAGTTGTAGTGTTTTGCCTTCCTCTACTTGAATATCAAATTCTTGAGCCTCATATCCAATATATCTTACAATTAAAGTATATGGCCCAGGTGGAATTTGTGTGATAAGATAATTTCCATCCACCCCTGTCGCACTACCCAAACTTGTTCCTTTCAGCATAACATTCGCGCCAAATAATGTTTCGCCGGTTGTAACATCAAGTATGGTACCTTGAACACGGCCATATCTAGTTTGAGCGAGGTTAGCTGATGATATAAATATGGTAAGTATTAGTGCAGATAAAAAAGCTTTAGCGAAGTTCATAACTTTATACCCAGTTGTTAGTTTTGACTTTATTTTATTTAATTACTAGCTGAATATTTTATATAGAATGGAAATGTCTTCATTAAATAGTTATAACTTTATAATCTTTTTTAACTATAATTGAACCAAAAATGAACTGTTTAAAATAATATTGAAACGTTTCAATAGAATATTATTGATTGCTTAACTTATAGTCAAGAAAAAAATATTAGTAACACGAAAATATTTTCATGGAAGGATTCTAAAAAATCTTTTCACTATAAAAATACATTTAGTCTTTTGGAAATACTGTTGGTGAGAAACCTAAAATAAACGGGGATTTAATATTTGATCTTTTCTGCAAAGGTAAGTTGATAACGCAAAGATAAGATTGTATATCTATCTATAATACTTAGAGACAGTATAGAATATAGTATAAGAAAGGTAAATTCTAAATAAGTACCCTAGAAGATTCACGTATTATAAACTCAGTTTCTAATACTACTCTTTCCGGTGTAAATGTGGAATTTGACTCGATATTTCTTATCAATATCTCTGCCGCCTTTCTTCCTATCTCTTTCTGTGGCGCTCTTATCGTTGTTAATGGCACCGGAAACATCTTTGCGTAATATATATCATCATTACCGATTATCGATACATCTTCCGGTACTCTTATATTCATCTCCTTCAATGACGTCATTACCGCCAATGCCTGCATATCATTAAAACATACTATCGCTGTTGGATATTCTTCTCGTGGTAAACTCTTGAAGTATTCTATCGTCCTGGCAAAGCTTTCTTCATGATTTGAGCCTACTGATACTATCATCTGCTTATTGAACGCCAAGGTACTTTCACTAAATGCGTGACGGAATCCTTCTATTCTTTCCTGGGTATGCGATGAACTTGGAGGACCGGCAAAGTGCACTATTTTTGTATGACCGCTTTCTATTAAATATTTTACTGCTCTCTTGATTGCTCGTAGGTTATCTATGGCTACTACGTTTGCCTGTATTCCCTTTACATCTTCCAACAATACAAATGGATAATTTATCATCCTTAGCTTAAATAGATGCTCTATCTCCGAGGCTCCCTCAACTATCGGCGCGATTATGGTCCCCTTGATATCCTTCGTCGCAAATAAATGTGATAGTTTCTGCTCTCTATCATGTTCATTTTCTGAACTGGCTATCAGTACTGAATAACCCTTACTGTTGGCGTATTCTTTGGCGCCAGAGGCGATGGCTGTATAAAAGGGATAGTTCAAATCCTTTAATATTATTCCTATACTTTTTTCTTGTCCACCATTTTTTAAGTTTCGAGCTACTCCCTTGGGGCGGAAATTTAACTCTTTCATCACTTTTAGTATTTGATCACGAGTAGCCGGTTTTACTGTATTCTTCCCATTTATTACTGCTGAGACTGTCCCTTTTGATACTCCTACTTTTTTCGCTACATCTACTATCGTAATTCTTTTCATTAAAAGCCCCGGTATTTTTACAATACGCCGAATTATTGAAACGGTTTAATTTTCTTAAAGGAAAGATATTTTTAATGGAAAGTAAAAGCAACAAAAATATCCATAGTTAAAAAATTTATTTTT
Coding sequences:
- a CDS encoding TonB-dependent receptor; this translates as MNFAKAFLSALILTIFISSANLAQTRYGRVQGTILDVTTGETLFGANVMLKGTSLGSATGVDGNYLITQIPPGPYTLIVRYIGYEAQEFDIQVEEGKTLQLNVRLSSQTIEGEEVVVTAQAQGQKGAINQQITSKTIKNIVSSERIHELPDDNAATALSRLPGLSIQQGDKVVIRGIQSKMNVILVNGVQLPSTDVNDRSTNLGFISSNMLSGIEVVKSITPDMDANAIGGVVNLRLREAPKEFRFDVMGQGSYNTQDRTSDNYKFWASASNRFLDNKLGVFLQGNIDRSNHGNDVAGAAYARMGVGGDRPYGEATYGMNSFTYRDELNIVQNYGASLILDYELPNGKLILQNTIAHTDNNLSAFRDQLDFVSTQRIYTLNRDKHNKELMINSLQGEYAFGDLKLNLGLSHSYSDKNTDLRYGDPGENYGFKNQSSTTPSFAAMPEAQRLKLTPEDIYKMYLNPDDWKVATIYAWAGTREEAFKQNLYTGNIDLTYPLSLSQDFSSELKIGGKINYSKRTNDLERTYCRITEPQQNKGAADFLRSIGANPDIVLQFKDFRNSDYKRGDYFLNGDYKMGNVINIDLMDQFMTLAPPLWVPGRHVSDSRRNDFDGNETFTAAYAMGEFNLGSRLSIITGVRFEHFNMDYKANFIFVTHEVDGVSKILDTLNTANKNDDRLFPNLQIRYKVTDWSDLRLAYTESISRPDFQAMLPNTYVGNANAGQAGNPLLRPTISRNLDAFLSFYNNEIGLFTIGGFYKRLTDIFYATTIYYQNLEFFNSAFPKAETFDALKLQKMSVGANIQTYVNNPHPAKIRGFELDWQTNFWYLPQPFNSLVLNINYTRVWSDMDYQQIRNIDSTYTYRDAQNRLRVGHAYLSRDTVRNARLLYQGDHILNVALGVDYKDFSARISFNLQGDVITSVGGRPEEDSFTGNVYKWDFTIQQKLPIKGLSIAFNGTNIFHSPIKNYQKFRRDVNGEVLENLTQTLYSPRRFEVNLRYSL
- a CDS encoding LacI family DNA-binding transcriptional regulator produces the protein MKRITIVDVAKKVGVSKGTVSAVINGKNTVKPATRDQILKVMKELNFRPKGVARNLKNGGQEKSIGIILKDLNYPFYTAIASGAKEYANSKGYSVLIASSENEHDREQKLSHLFATKDIKGTIIAPIVEGASEIEHLFKLRMINYPFVLLEDVKGIQANVVAIDNLRAIKRAVKYLIESGHTKIVHFAGPPSSSHTQERIEGFRHAFSESTLAFNKQMIVSVGSNHEESFARTIEYFKSLPREEYPTAIVCFNDMQALAVMTSLKEMNIRVPEDVSIIGNDDIYYAKMFPVPLTTIRAPQKEIGRKAAEILIRNIESNSTFTPERVVLETEFIIRESSRVLI